DNA sequence from the Brachybacterium avium genome:
CCGACGGCGCAGGGTGCGCTGCGGGTCGGGCCAGGTCCCGGGGCTGCTGGCTGGGTGGGTTGCTCATGCGCTGCGGTTCCCCCGTCGTGCGTTCTGCTCGTGCGGCTGATGCCGCTGATCCGTCCATCGCATGACCGGCGCCCGCGGCCCTCCCCCGAGAAGGCCGGAGGCCACGATGGCCCTGGCCGTGCGGAGCGGTCCAGCGGAACGGTCGTGCGGCTGTGTCCTGCGGGTGGGCCCTGCCCGTCGGCGACGGATCGGGGACCACCGCGACGATCCTAGCGGCACTGGTCACCCCGGAGGCCATCCACGCGCGGGCGATGGCAGAATGCCCGGGTGCCAGCAGACCGTGCGACTCCCCCCGTCGCCCCCACTTCCCCCGGCCTCGTCGTGGACCCGCAGGGCCGCGGGACCTTCGCCGTCGCCGCCCCACGCGCCCACAGCGTGGACCTGTGCATCCGCAGGGGTGCGGCCGAGCACCGGCAGCGGCTGCGCAACGTCGACGGTGGCCTGCATTGGGACCACGTGAGCGGGATGACGCCGGGCACCAGGTACGGGCTGCGCGTGGACGGCCCCTGGGACCCGTCTGCCGGGCTGCTGTGCAACCCGAAGAAGCTGCTGCTGGACCCGTGGGCGCGCGGCGTCTCCCATTCCTCACCGCTGCTGAGCTCGTTCTTCCCCTTCGAGGTCGACGCGATGCTCGACCGCATCGGCGACTCTGCACGCCATGACGGGACCGACAGCGGCGACGATGCACTGTGGTCCGTGGTCGTCTCCGATGCCTTCGACTGGCAGGGCGATCTGCGCCCGCTCGTGGACTGGGGCTCCACCGTGCTGTACGAGATGCATGTGAAGGGGTTCACCCAGCTGCACCCCGAGCTGCCTCCCGAGCAGCGCGGCACCTACGCGGGCCTCGGCCATCCGGCAGTGACCAGCTACCTGCGCAGCCTCGGAGTGACCAGCATCGAGCTGCTGCCGATCCATGCGGCGATGGACGAACCGCATCTGACCCGGCTGGGGCTGAGCAACTACTGGGGATACTCGACGCTGTCGTACTTCGCCCCGAACCCGTCACTGGCCACCGCGGCCGCCCAGAGCGCCGGAGCGCAGGCCGTGGTCGACGAGGTCAGGACCATGGTGCGCAGCCTCCACGCGGCCGGCTTCGAGGTCATCCTCGACGTGGTCTACAACCACACCGCCGAGGGCGGGGCCGACGGCCCCTCCCTCTCGCTGCGGGGCCTGGACAACCTCGAGTACTACTGGACCGACCACGGTCGGTTCTTCGACGTCACCGGGACCGGTGGCACGCTCGACCCGCGCTCGGTGCATGTGATGGACCTGATCCTCGCCTCTCTGCGCTACTGGGTCCAGGAGATGCACGTGGACGGCTTCCGCTTCGATCTCGCGGCGACGCTGGGGCGCGACGACCGCGGATTCCGCGCCGATCATCCGCTGCTGCGCGCGATCGCCACCGATCCCGTGCTGCGTGGCGTGAAGCTGATCGCCGAGCCCTGGGATGTGGGCACCGGCGGCTGGCAGACCGGCAGCTTCCCGGTGCCCTTCGCGGAATGGAACGACGCCTTCCGCGACGACGTGCGCGCCTTCTGGCTCTCCGACCGGGCGATGCGCGAGAGATCAGGGGACGACGCGATCGGCGGGGTCCGGGATCTGGCGACCCGGCTCGCCGGATCCAGTGATCTGTTCACCGCGAGCGACCC
Encoded proteins:
- the glgX gene encoding glycogen debranching protein GlgX translates to MPADRATPPVAPTSPGLVVDPQGRGTFAVAAPRAHSVDLCIRRGAAEHRQRLRNVDGGLHWDHVSGMTPGTRYGLRVDGPWDPSAGLLCNPKKLLLDPWARGVSHSSPLLSSFFPFEVDAMLDRIGDSARHDGTDSGDDALWSVVVSDAFDWQGDLRPLVDWGSTVLYEMHVKGFTQLHPELPPEQRGTYAGLGHPAVTSYLRSLGVTSIELLPIHAAMDEPHLTRLGLSNYWGYSTLSYFAPNPSLATAAAQSAGAQAVVDEVRTMVRSLHAAGFEVILDVVYNHTAEGGADGPSLSLRGLDNLEYYWTDHGRFFDVTGTGGTLDPRSVHVMDLILASLRYWVQEMHVDGFRFDLAATLGRDDRGFRADHPLLRAIATDPVLRGVKLIAEPWDVGTGGWQTGSFPVPFAEWNDAFRDDVRAFWLSDRAMRERSGDDAIGGVRDLATRLAGSSDLFTASDPLELPEGRSLRSPWASLNYVTAHDGFTLRDLTAYETKRNEANGEDNRDGTSDNRSYHHGHEGELPPRAAGAPEIEAARRRTARSILATLLLASGTPMLTAGDERMRTQQGNNNAYCQDNEIYWMNWARNPRIDALRETVTRLLQLRGEHPQLRAPHFLRPADPACLDADQVAWFDAEGRPMTHEDWMDPSQHLLAMLRPAVRGREGAEHLLVLLSSESETVRVALPGAPWPQGSARVLLDTALETPEDLPLSPLTDRAVLVAPGAVVVLGIAPETAEGSLKRLS